A single genomic interval of Helianthus annuus cultivar XRQ/B chromosome 6, HanXRQr2.0-SUNRISE, whole genome shotgun sequence harbors:
- the LOC110865835 gene encoding phytochrome A1: protein MSTSTSSGRSKHSARIVQQTTVDAKLHADFEKSGESFDYSSSVHVSSTAVVNEERSDKVTTAYLHHIQKGKLIQPFGCLLAIDEKTFRVIAYSENAPEMLTIVNQTVPPVGESPVIGIGTDVRTVFSGPSVNALFKALKFGEVSLLNPILVHCKTSGKPFYAIIHRVTGSLIIDFEPVMPNEAPTTASGSLQSYKYAGKAIARLQSLPSGSIERLCDTMVQEVFELTGYDRVMAYKFHDDDHGEVVAEITKPGLEPYLGLHYPATDLPQAARFLFMKNKVRMICDSRAKNVTVVQDKKLKFDLTFCGSTLRAAHSCHLQYMKNMTSIASLVMAVVIKDADEDCENSSPQKGKRLWGLVVCHHTSPRFIPFPLRYACEFLAQVFATHVNKELELENQILEKNILRTQTLLCDLLMRDVPFGIVSQSPNIMDLVKCDGASLLYKNKVYRMGVSPTGSQIHDIVSWLYEYHMDSTGLSTDSLCDAGYPGALALPDVCGMASVRITEKDILFWFRCGTASEVRWGGAKHEKGEMDDGKRMHPRSSFKAFLEVVKNRSFPWKEFELDAIHSLQLILRSALKENEAAGLNYTKVIQDGFYELKLDGMQELEAVTSEMVRLIETASVPILAVDVDGLINGWNTKIAELTGLTVEEAIGRHILTLVEDSSVDTVQKMLNLAMQGKEEIGVRFEIKAYGSKRETGPITLVVNACSSMDVNGNVVGVCCIAHDITYQKTITHKFTRIEGDYNAIVHSPNPLIPPIFGTDEFGYCSEWNQAMTDLSGLSREQVIGKMLLGEVFGTRGACCRLSNQEMYINISIVLNKAMISQEAEKISFGFYAKSGNYVDCVLCASKRVDNEGTVTGIFCFLHLPSRDLEQVIRFQRLNEQIADKRLKTLAYIRRQVKNPLSGIIFSRKMMEETELGDEQKELLHTSALCQQQLNKVLDDTDLDGIVDGYLDLEMAEFTLQQILGASMSQVMTKSNEMGIQIVNNIAEDTSFEKLYGDSVRLQQVLAEFLSLSVSCTPPGGILIIAASLTKNHLVQHVNLELRITHTGDGVPEELLRQMFGSISDATEEGISLVISRNLLKIMDGDVQYLRETERSSFIINVELASAGTKNT, encoded by the exons ATGTCTACTTCAACCAGTTCTGGTAGATCAAAACACAGTGCTAGAATCGTCCAACAAACCACTGTGGATGCAAAACTCCATGCAGATTTTGAGAAATCAGGGGAATCTTTTGATTACTCTAGTTCGGTGCATGTTAGCAGCACCGCGGTGGTTAACGAGGAACGTTCCGATAAGGTGACCACCGCATACCTTCACCACATCCAAAAGGGCAAGTTAATTCAGCCCTTTGGATGCTTATTAGCCATAGATGAGAAGACTTTTAGAGTAATTGCCTATAGCGAAAACGCCCCCGAAATGCTCACAATAGTGAACCAAACAGTGCCCCCCGTAGGTGAATCTCCAGTTATCGGTATAGGAACAGATGTTAGAACAGTATTTTCCGGTCCCAGCGTGAATGCGCTGTTTAAAGCCCTAAAATTTGGGGAGGTATCTTTACTGAATCCCATTTTGGTCCACTGTAAAACATCCGGGAAGCCCTTTTATGCGATTATCCATCGGGTAACGGGTAGTTTGATCATAGATTTCGAGCCCGTTATGCCTAATGAAGCCCCAACGACAGCTTCGGGTTCTCTACAGTCTTACAAATACGCGGGCAAAGCAATAGCTAGGTTACAGTCTTTACCTAGTGGCAGCATTGAACGACTATGTGACACGATGGTCCAGGAGGTTTTTGAGCTCACGGGTTATGACCGGGTCATGGCTTATAAGTTCCATGATGATGATCATGGTGAGGTGGTGGCCGAGATCACTAAACCGGGGCTCGAACCATACCTTGGGTTACATTATCCTGCTACTGATCTCCCTCAGGCTGCAAGATTCTTGTTCATGAAGAACAAGGTCCGGATGATTTGCGATAGTCGAGCCAAAAATGTGACGGTAGTTCAAGATaagaagttaaaatttgattTGACGTTTTGTGGGTCGACCCTCCGGGCTGCACATAGTTGTCATCTACAGTATATGAAGAACATGACCTCCATTGCCTCTTTGGTTATGGCTGTTGTGATTAAAGATGCAGATGAGGACTGTGAAAACTCTAGTCCTCAAAAAGGGAAGAGGCTTTGGGGCTTGGTAGTGTGTCATCACACATCCCCGAGATTTATCCCATTTCCATTGCGTTACGCGTGCGAGTTTTTAGCGCAAGTTTTCGCTACTCATGTCAACAAAGAATTGGAATTGGAGAACCAGATTCTAGAGAAGAATATCTTACGAACACAAACACTTTTATGTGATTTGCTAATGCGGGATGTTCCTTTTGGTATCGTGTCACAAAGCCCGAACATTATGGATCTAGTGAAATGTGATGGGGCGAGTCTTTTGTACAAGAATAAGGTGTATCGAATGGGTGTGAGCCCTACCGGGTCTCAGATTCACGATATAGTCTCGTGGCTCTATGAATACCATATGGATTCAACAGGATTGAGTACTGATAGCTTGTGTGATGCGGGATATCCGGGGGCTCTTGCTCTTCCTGATGTTTGTGGGATGGCATCGGTTAGGATAACCGAAAAGGATATTCTTTTCTGGTTTAGGTGTGGCACGGCTTCGGAGGTTCGATGGGGTGGTGCAAAACACGAAAAGGGTGAAATGGATGATGGTAAGAGAATGCATCCGAGGTCTTCGTTTAAAGCGTTCTTGGAAGTTGTGAAAAATAGGAGCTTTCCATGGAAAGAGTTTGAGTTGGATGCAATTCACTCATTGCAGCTTATCTTGAGGAGTGCTTTGAAAGAGAATGAAGCTGCAGGTTTGAACTACACGAAGGTGATTCAGGACGGTTTTTATGAACTTAAGCTTGATGGGATGCAAGAACTAGAAGCTGTCACAAGTGAGATGGTCCGGTTGATTGAAACCGCTTCCGTACCAATACTTGCAGTAGATGTTGATGGCTTAATAAATGGATGGAATACAAAGATTGCTGAGTTGACCGGTTTGACCGTTGAAGAAGCCATCGGACGCCATATTCTCACACTTGTTGAAGATTCTTCAGTTGACACGGTCCAAAAGATGCTAAATCTGGCAATGCAAG GAAAAGAAGAAATAGGTGTGCGGTTTGAAATCAAAGCATACGGATCAAAGAGAGAGACTGGACCGATCACACTTGTGGTAAATGCTTGTTCAAGCATGGATGTAAACGGAAATGTTGTGGGTGTGTGTTGTATTGCCCACGATATAACTTACCAAAAGACTATAACGCACAAATTCACACGAATAGAAGGCGATTACAACGCTATAGTGCATAGCCCCAACCCACTGATTCCCCCAATATTTGGAACCGATGAATTCGGTTATTGTTCTGAATGGAACCAAGCCATGACAGACTTATCTGGACTATCAAGAGAGCAAGTGATTGGTAAAATGCTTTTGGGTGAGGTTTTTGGGACCCGTGGAGCATGTTGTCGGCTCAGTAATCAAGAAATGTACATAAACATCAGCATTGTTCTTAACAAAGCTATGATTAGTCAAGAGGCAGAAAAGATTTCTTTCGGGTTCTATGCTAAAAGTGGAAATTATGTGGATTGTGTGTTGTGTGCTAGCAAAAGGGTGGATAACGAGGGCACGGTTACCGGGATTTTCTGCTTCTTGCATTTACCAAGTAGAGATCTTGAACAAGTTATCCGTTTTCAGAGACTGAATGAGCAAATTGCAGACAAACGACTTAAAACTTTAGCGTATATACGAAGACAGGTCAAAAATCCACTTTCCGGGATTATATTTTCAAGAAAAATGATGGAGGAAACCGAGCTGGGAGATGAGCAAAAGGAGCTTCTTCACACAAGTGCTTTGTGTCAGCAACAACTCAATAAAGTACTTGATGACACTGATCTTGATGGTATTGTAGACGG GTATTTGGATCTTGAAATGGCTGAGTTTACACTCCAGCAGATCTTAGGGGCCTCCATGAGTCAAGTAATGACAAAGAGCAATGAAATGGGCATTCAAATAGTGAACAATATAGCAGAAGATACGTCGTTTGAGAAACTATACGGTGATAGTGTGAGGCTTCAGCAAGTTCTTGCAGAATTCTTGTCACTATCAGTCTCTTGTACACCACCTGGCGGCATCCTCATAATCGCAGCCAGTTTGACGAAAAACCATTTAGTTCAGCATGTGAATTTGGAACTAAG GATAACACATACTGGAGATGGGGTGCCAGAGGAGCTGTTAAGACAGATGTTTGGAAGCATTTCCGACGCAACGGAGGAGGGAATAAGCTTGGTGATTAGCAGAAACCTGCTGAAGATCATGGATGGAGATGTGCAGTACCTGAGGGAGACCGAGAGGTCGTCTTTCATAATAAATGTTGAGCTTGCCTCTGCTGGTAcaaagaatacatga
- the LOC110865833 gene encoding DEAD-box ATP-dependent RNA helicase 3, chloroplastic: MASIIGVSSLYQLPTRPTTLSPPFISPKPHFISLPTLKHNIAGGASSSSSSSSFVASAVSARNSVISEDLFEGLALFDKASSLEDGGGDNVSEFQASIDDVNDGGGGDDELAVSRLGLPQKLVETLEKRGITKLFPIQRAVLVPALEGRDIIGRAKTGTGKTLAFAIPIIKRLTEEDEDNRNSLAGRLPRVLVLAPTRELAKQVETEIKESAPYLRTVCVYGGVSYTLQKNQLSRGVDIVVGTPGRLIDLVNSNVLKLGEVQFLVLDEADQMLAVGFEEDVETILEKLPPQRQSMLFSATMPRWVQKLSRKYLKTPLTIDLVGDQDEKLAEGIKLYAIPTTSTTKRSMLGDLVTVYAKGGKTIIFTQTKRDADEVSMALTSSIASEALHGDISQHQRERTLNGFRQGKFTVLVATDVASRGLDIPNVDLVIHYELPNDPETFVHRSGRTGRAGKKGKAILMYTNSQRRTVKTLEQDVGCKFEFISPPGVDDVLGSSAEQVIATLSGVHDESIDFFTPTAQKLYDQQGTRALAAALAHMSGFSQPPSSRSLITHEQGWTTLQMTRDSDSSIKGYMSARTVTGFLSSVYATAAGVLGKIHVIADKKVQGAVFDLPEDIAKNLLSKEIPPGTTITKISKLPVLEDDGPASDFYGRFSNERRSRGGRREGGSSGSRGGWGGNSRFSSGDEGDNNFRRGGRSGGRGGGSSWSSGGSRSGGSDWLISDRRRAPSSGNRDRKIAGPCFHCGRSGHRASECPKKEDY, translated from the exons ATGGCTTCAATCATAGGCGTCTCCTCCCTCTACCAACTGCCCACAAGACCCACCACACTTTCACCTCCCTTCATATCTCCTAAACCCCACTTCATATCCCTACCCACACTCAAACACAACATTGCCGGCggtgcttcttcttcttcttcttcttcttcttttgttgCGTCGGCTGTTTCGGCCCGTAATTCGGTTATTAGTGAGGACCTCTTTGAGGGTCTTGCTTTGTTTGATAAAGCTTCTTCCttggaagatggtggtggtgataaTGTGTCTGAATTTCAAGCTTCCATTGATGATGttaatgatggtggtggtggtgatgatgagcTTGCAGTTAGTAGGTTGGGTTTGCCTCAAAAATTGGTTGAAACTCTTGAGAAAAGAGGGATTACTAAGCTTTTCCCAATTCAA AGAGCTGTATTGGTTCCTGCACTAGAAGGCCGCGATATTATCGGGCGTGCAAAAACGGGAACTGGGAAGACATTAGCCTTTGCAATTCCTATAATTAAACGACTCACTGAAGAGGATGAAGACAACCGAAACAG TCTCGCAGGACGCCTTCCAAGAGTTTTAGTGCTTGCACCGACCCGAGAACTGGCAAAGCAAGTAGAAACAGAAATCAAAGAGTCCGCCCCGTATCTACGCACTGTTTGTGTCTATGGCGGTGTCTCTTACACTTTACAGAAAAATCAACTGTCACGCGGCGTTGATATAGTGGTTGGCACTCCTGGAAGACTCATTGACCTGGTCAACAGTAATGTTCTTAAATTAGGAGAAGTTCAGTTCTTGGTTCTTGATGAGGCCGATCAAATGCTTGCGGTTGGTTTTGAGGAAGATGTGGAAACGATCCTTGAAAAACTTCCGCCACAGAGGCAGAGTATGCTTTTTTCAGCAACGATGCCCCGTTGGGTTCAGAAACTCTCGAGGAAATACTTGAAAACACCATTGACAATCGATTTG GTTGGTGACCAAGACGAAAAGCTGGCAGAAGGTATCAAGCTTTATGCTATACCAACCACCTCAACTACAAAGCGGTCAATGCTTGGTGATCTTGTCACG GTATACGCAAAGGGTGGGAAGACCATTATATTCACTCAAACAAAAAGGGATGCAGATGAAGTCTCCATGGCATTGACTAGTAGTATAGCTTCAGAGGCATTACATGGTGACATATCTCAACATCAAAGGGAAAGAACACTTAATGGATTCAGACAAGGAAAATTTACCGTGCTTGTTGCCACCGACGTTGCTTCTCGTGGGCTCGATATACCAAATGTTGACTTA GTTATCCACTATGAACTACCGAATGATCCGGAGACTTTTGTGCATCGTTCTGGAAGAACCGGGCGTGCAGGAAAGAAAGGCAAGGCCATTTTGATGTACACAAATAGTCAAAGGAGAACAGTCAAAACTCTCGAGCAAGATGTGGGATGCAAATTTGAATTCATAAGCCCTCCAGGTGTTGACGATGTATTGGGTTCATCAGCAGAGCAAGTGATTGCTACCCTTTCTGGCGTTCATGATGAGTCCATAGACTTCTTCACCCCAACTGCACAAAAGCTATACGATCAACAGGGTACACGGGCTCTTGCTGCTGCCCTTGCACACATGAGCGGTTTCTCCCAACCTCCATCCTCCCGTTCTCTTATCACACACGAGCAG GGAtggacaacgttacaaatgacaCGGGATTCTGATTCATCAATAAAAGGGTACATGTCGGCTAGAACAGTCACGGGATTCTTGTCCAGTGTTTATGCTACTGCTGCTGGTGTACTTGGAAAAATACATGTTATAGCAGACAAAAAG GTTCAAGGTGCGGTTTTTGATCTTCCGGAAGACATTGCCAAAAATCTGTTATCCAAGGAGATACCTCCTGGCACCACAATTACAAAAATTAGCAAG TTGCCTGTACTGGAAGACGATGGTCCGGCAAGTGACTTTTATGGTAGGTTCTCAAACGAGAGAAGGTCACGGGGTGGAAGAAGGGAAGGTGGTTCTAGTGGGTCCCGAGGTGGTTGGGGTGGTAACAGTCGATTCTCATCAGGTGATGAAGGGGATAATAACTTCAGGAGAGGCGGTAGGAGTGGCGGAAGAGGTGGTGGCAGTAGTTGGTCAAGTGGTGGCTCGAGAAGCGGTGGAAGTGATTGGTTGATTAGTGATAGACGACGTGCTCCATCATCTGGAAACCGTGACAG aaaAATTGCGGGTCCATGTTTCCACTGCGGGCGGTCCGGGCACAGGGCGTCTGAATGTCCCAAGAAGGAAGACTATTAG